One window from the genome of Pandoraea fibrosis encodes:
- a CDS encoding propionate--CoA ligase, whose protein sequence is MTSYASFHTRSITPDSRAAFWEEQARLIDWETPFTQVLDYDKPPFARWFVGGRTNLCHNAVDRHLPSRGTQNALIWVSTETEQERVYTYDELAAEVNRMAASLQSLGVTRGERVLIYMPMVPEALFAMLACTRLGAIHSVVFGGFASVNLAARIDDAQPKVIVSADAGSRNGKVVPYKPLLDEGIALAQHKPPSVLLIDRGLAPMTRVAGRDVDYAPLREQHLDALIPCEWLESSEPSYVLYTSGTTGKPKGVQRDTGGYAVALASSMQHIFCAKPGDTMFCASDIGWVVGHSYIVYAPLLAGIATVMYEGTPIRPDGGIWWRIVEKYKVTQLFTAPTAIRVLKKQDPAYLTQYDLSSLRLIFLAGEPLDEPTARWLTDGVGKPVVDNYWQTETGWPILGMARGVEVLPGKLGSPGKPVYGYDVKLVDEATGEDCGPNQKGVLAIEGPLPPGCMSTVWGDDARFVNTYWQTVPGRMLYSSFDWGVRDEDGYYFILGRTDDVINVAGHRLGSREIEESIASHPAVAEVAVIGAQDALKGQVAMAFAVLRQPELVATPEARLALEGDVMKTVDKQLGAVARPARVFFVAMLPKTRSGKLLRRAIQAICEGRETGDLITLEDPAALEQVRDAVKGV, encoded by the coding sequence ATGACTTCGTATGCGTCGTTTCACACCCGCTCGATCACTCCCGATTCGCGTGCGGCTTTCTGGGAGGAGCAGGCCCGGCTGATCGACTGGGAGACGCCCTTCACGCAGGTCCTCGACTACGACAAGCCGCCGTTTGCCCGCTGGTTCGTCGGTGGCAGAACAAATCTGTGTCACAACGCCGTGGATCGTCACCTGCCGTCGCGTGGCACGCAAAACGCGCTGATCTGGGTCTCGACGGAGACCGAGCAGGAGCGCGTCTATACATATGACGAGCTGGCCGCGGAAGTCAATCGCATGGCGGCGTCGCTGCAATCGCTCGGTGTGACGCGCGGCGAGCGCGTATTGATCTACATGCCGATGGTGCCCGAGGCGTTGTTTGCCATGCTCGCATGCACGCGACTCGGCGCGATCCATTCGGTCGTGTTCGGCGGGTTCGCTTCGGTCAATCTGGCCGCGCGCATCGACGACGCGCAACCGAAAGTCATCGTTTCGGCCGACGCCGGATCGCGTAACGGCAAGGTTGTCCCCTATAAACCGTTGCTCGACGAGGGCATCGCACTGGCACAGCACAAGCCGCCGAGCGTATTGCTGATTGACCGGGGGCTGGCGCCGATGACGCGTGTAGCGGGGCGCGACGTCGACTACGCGCCATTGCGTGAGCAACATCTCGACGCGTTGATTCCGTGCGAATGGCTCGAGTCGAGCGAACCGTCTTACGTCCTTTATACGTCGGGCACGACGGGCAAGCCGAAAGGCGTACAACGCGACACCGGCGGGTATGCCGTCGCGTTGGCGTCGTCGATGCAGCACATATTCTGCGCGAAGCCCGGCGACACGATGTTCTGCGCGTCCGACATCGGCTGGGTGGTCGGGCACAGCTATATCGTGTATGCGCCGCTGCTCGCGGGCATTGCGACGGTGATGTACGAAGGCACGCCGATTCGCCCTGATGGCGGGATCTGGTGGCGCATCGTCGAGAAGTACAAGGTGACGCAACTCTTCACCGCGCCGACGGCGATCCGTGTGCTCAAGAAACAGGACCCGGCGTATCTGACACAGTACGACCTGTCGTCGCTGCGACTGATCTTCCTCGCGGGCGAACCGCTCGACGAGCCGACGGCACGCTGGCTCACGGACGGCGTCGGCAAGCCGGTCGTCGACAACTACTGGCAGACAGAGACCGGCTGGCCGATTCTCGGCATGGCGCGTGGCGTCGAGGTCTTGCCGGGCAAGCTCGGATCACCGGGCAAGCCGGTGTACGGCTACGACGTGAAGCTCGTGGATGAGGCGACGGGCGAGGACTGCGGCCCGAATCAGAAGGGTGTGCTGGCCATCGAAGGGCCGCTGCCGCCCGGGTGCATGAGCACCGTGTGGGGCGACGACGCGCGTTTCGTCAACACCTATTGGCAGACGGTGCCGGGCCGCATGCTGTACTCGAGTTTCGATTGGGGCGTGCGCGACGAGGACGGCTATTACTTCATTCTTGGCCGCACCGACGATGTCATCAACGTTGCGGGTCACCGACTTGGCTCGCGCGAGATCGAGGAGAGCATTGCCAGTCACCCCGCGGTCGCGGAAGTGGCCGTCATCGGCGCGCAGGATGCGCTCAAGGGGCAAGTGGCGATGGCGTTCGCGGTGCTGCGTCAACCGGAGTTGGTGGCAACGCCAGAGGCGCGTCTGGCGCTGGAGGGCGATGTCATGAAGACGGTGGATAAGCAGTTGGGGGCGGTGGCGCGCCCGGCGCGGGTGTTCTTCGTCGCCATGCTGCCCAAGACGCGCTCCGGCAAGCTGCTGCGGCGTGCGATTCAGGCGATCTGCGAAGGCCGGGAGACGGGCGATCTGATAACGCTCGAGGACCCGGCGGCGCTCGAACAGGTGCGCGATGCGGTGAAGGGCGTGTAG
- the mdtD gene encoding multidrug transporter subunit MdtD — translation MTSPNPAAWRQKAMLFVVSVGFFMQTLDSTIVNTALPAMARDLGQSPLHMQAVVIAYALTMAVTIPLSGWLADRLGTRVVFSSALTIFSIGSAMCAYSSTLDALVWWRVVQGFGGAMLLPVGRLAVLRTFPREQYLQALAFVAVPGMIGPLIGPTLGGWLVKVASWHWVFLINVPVGVAGCVAAHFFLINARAPHQTSFDIKGYLLLSVGMVATSLALDRHADMAGAHALMLVLLVVGFAGFVAYGLYANRTPQPLFSLAMFRVHTFSVGLLGNLFARIGIAAVPYLVPLLLQVSLGYTAFEAGLLMLPITITGIFAKSLATHLVMRYGYRPVLVWNTILAGGVMASFAVVTPHYPVPLLIIQLGILGGINSIQFTAMNTLTLKDLNPDDASGGNSLFSLVQMLAMSFGLTVGGALLVTFTGAFGESAGVGALPAFRATFACVGLITCCSAWIFAQLTDREQMATDDGDAQAQAVAATPPPPAN, via the coding sequence ATGACTTCACCCAATCCGGCCGCCTGGCGGCAGAAAGCGATGCTCTTTGTGGTGTCCGTCGGCTTCTTCATGCAGACGCTGGACTCCACGATCGTCAATACGGCGCTGCCGGCGATGGCGCGCGATCTCGGACAATCGCCATTGCACATGCAGGCGGTGGTCATTGCCTATGCGCTGACCATGGCCGTCACGATTCCGTTGTCGGGATGGCTGGCGGACCGGTTGGGCACGCGCGTGGTGTTTTCCAGCGCGTTGACGATCTTCTCCATCGGCTCTGCGATGTGCGCCTATTCCAGCACGCTGGATGCGCTCGTCTGGTGGCGCGTGGTGCAAGGCTTTGGCGGCGCGATGCTGCTGCCGGTCGGGCGGTTGGCGGTGCTGCGTACCTTCCCGCGTGAGCAGTACTTGCAGGCGCTCGCGTTTGTTGCGGTGCCGGGCATGATCGGTCCTCTGATCGGCCCGACACTGGGCGGATGGCTGGTCAAGGTGGCGTCATGGCATTGGGTGTTCCTGATCAACGTGCCGGTCGGCGTGGCGGGTTGTGTGGCGGCACACTTCTTCCTGATCAATGCGCGCGCGCCGCATCAGACGTCGTTTGATATCAAGGGATACCTGCTGCTCTCTGTCGGCATGGTGGCAACGTCGCTGGCACTCGACCGGCACGCCGATATGGCGGGCGCGCATGCCCTCATGCTGGTATTGCTGGTGGTGGGATTCGCCGGCTTCGTGGCCTATGGGTTGTATGCGAATCGAACGCCGCAGCCGCTGTTCTCGCTCGCGATGTTCCGGGTGCATACGTTCAGTGTCGGGTTGCTTGGCAACCTCTTTGCGCGCATCGGCATCGCGGCGGTGCCTTATCTCGTGCCGCTGCTGCTGCAAGTGAGTCTCGGTTATACGGCGTTCGAAGCGGGGTTGCTGATGCTGCCGATCACCATTACCGGGATTTTTGCCAAGAGCCTCGCGACCCATTTGGTCATGCGTTACGGCTATCGGCCTGTGCTGGTATGGAACACGATTCTGGCCGGAGGGGTGATGGCGAGTTTCGCGGTGGTGACTCCTCACTATCCCGTGCCGTTGCTCATCATCCAGTTGGGCATACTCGGCGGTATCAATTCGATTCAGTTCACGGCCATGAACACGCTGACGCTGAAGGACCTGAATCCGGATGACGCGAGCGGTGGAAACAGTCTTTTCTCACTGGTGCAAATGCTGGCGATGAGCTTTGGTCTGACGGTGGGCGGGGCGTTGCTGGTGACGTTTACCGGTGCGTTTGGGGAGAGTGCGGGCGTTGGGGCGCTGCCTGCGTTCCGTGCGACGTTCGCGTGCGTCGGCTTGATCACTTGTTGTTCGGCTTGGATTTTTGCGCAGCTGACCGACCGTGAGCAAATGGCCACCGACGACGGCGATGCGCAGGCACAGGCCGTGGCAGCGACGCCGCCGCCTCCGGCGAATTAG
- a CDS encoding LysR family transcriptional regulator: MQTHALRYFLEVARTGSLSRASERLHVAVSALSRQIAKLEEDLGTPLFERRPRGMVLSEAGELLADHARRVLLDAERVTSEIRGLAEVGRATIRVASAEGVARDFLPQVFARFREAYPGAHFLLDVVSPFDATVRVRDGEADIAVCFSVAPEKGVQVVHTQPAPIYALMAKRHPLSKRRDVALADLLPYPLALSNAGVTIRQMFDLCCTLEGLLFEPVFVSNYHAALHSFVRSGNAVTLTGLLTVRSRLTPEGLVAIPIRNPALHQRSLQVQTMAGRTLPAPVEAFLGLLIDAIRAPEILDTPLTSRA, translated from the coding sequence ATGCAAACTCACGCGCTGCGTTACTTTCTCGAAGTCGCCCGCACAGGCTCACTGAGTCGTGCCTCGGAACGCCTGCATGTGGCCGTCTCCGCCCTGAGCCGCCAGATCGCAAAGCTCGAAGAAGACCTGGGCACACCGCTATTCGAGCGCAGGCCGCGTGGCATGGTGTTAAGCGAAGCCGGTGAGTTGCTCGCCGATCACGCGCGTCGGGTACTGCTCGACGCCGAGCGCGTGACATCGGAAATCCGGGGACTCGCAGAGGTGGGGCGCGCGACGATTCGCGTCGCCAGTGCCGAAGGGGTCGCGCGAGACTTCCTGCCGCAGGTCTTTGCACGCTTTCGAGAGGCGTACCCAGGCGCGCACTTCCTGCTCGACGTTGTCTCGCCGTTCGACGCCACCGTGCGCGTGCGCGACGGCGAGGCCGATATCGCCGTGTGTTTCAGCGTCGCGCCGGAGAAAGGAGTGCAGGTCGTTCACACACAGCCGGCGCCGATCTATGCCCTGATGGCCAAGCGGCACCCGCTCTCCAAACGACGCGACGTCGCGTTAGCCGATCTGCTGCCCTACCCGCTGGCGCTATCGAACGCCGGCGTGACCATCCGGCAGATGTTCGACCTGTGCTGCACACTCGAAGGCCTGCTGTTCGAGCCCGTGTTCGTCAGCAACTATCACGCCGCCTTGCACAGCTTCGTGCGCTCGGGAAATGCGGTCACGCTCACAGGCCTGCTCACAGTGCGCAGCCGCCTGACGCCCGAGGGACTCGTCGCCATTCCGATCCGGAACCCCGCGCTGCATCAGCGCTCACTGCAAGTGCAGACGATGGCCGGACGCACCCTGCCCGCCCCCGTCGAAGCCTTTCTCGGCCTGTTGATCGATGCCATTCGCGCGCCGGAAATTCTCGATACACCGTTGACCTCACGTGCCTGA
- a CDS encoding M20 family metallopeptidase, producing the protein MTRSAAISQATAQYDSGAFLDTLNRRVAYKTESQEADSGDVLHAYLSEEMTPALAALGFTSRIVPNPVPGGGPFLIAQRHESDNVPTVLTYGHGDVVRGYDAQWRDGLKPWEIVVEGDRWYGRGTADNKGQHTINLAALSEVLALRGGKLGYNVKMIVEMGEEMGSPGLHAICEQLRDELRADVLIASDGPRLAAERPTVFLGSRGLVNFKLSLNLREGGHHSGNWGGLLRNPGVVLANAIASIVDGNGKILVEGLRPPEMPASVRRALAGLEVGGGPNDPEVDVDYGEPGLTPTERVIGWNNIEVLAFKTGNPEKPVNAIPSYAYAHMQIRFVVGTDWERLGEIMRAHLDAHGFPMVEVEVERGVMATRLDPEDPWVQWALASMRETTGKPPVLLPNLGGTLPNDVFADVLGLPTLWVPHSYPACSQHAPDEHLLGSVAREALQIMAGLFWDLGDVDLKEGKPR; encoded by the coding sequence GTGACACGTAGCGCAGCGATTTCCCAAGCCACCGCCCAATACGATTCGGGCGCGTTCCTCGATACCCTCAACCGTCGCGTTGCCTACAAGACCGAGAGTCAGGAGGCGGACAGCGGCGATGTGCTGCACGCCTATCTCTCGGAGGAAATGACACCTGCGCTCGCGGCGCTGGGCTTTACGTCGCGCATCGTGCCCAATCCGGTGCCGGGCGGCGGGCCGTTCCTGATCGCGCAACGCCATGAGAGCGACAACGTGCCGACGGTGCTTACCTATGGGCATGGCGACGTGGTGCGGGGCTACGACGCGCAATGGCGCGACGGGCTCAAGCCATGGGAGATCGTGGTGGAGGGCGACCGCTGGTACGGACGCGGCACCGCCGACAACAAGGGCCAGCACACGATCAATCTGGCGGCGCTGTCGGAGGTATTGGCGTTGCGTGGCGGCAAGCTTGGCTACAACGTGAAGATGATTGTGGAGATGGGCGAGGAGATGGGCTCGCCGGGATTGCACGCGATTTGCGAGCAATTGCGCGACGAGTTGCGTGCCGATGTGCTGATCGCTTCCGACGGGCCGCGATTGGCGGCGGAGCGTCCCACGGTGTTCCTGGGCTCGCGCGGTCTGGTCAATTTCAAGCTCAGCCTGAATTTGCGCGAAGGAGGTCACCATTCGGGCAACTGGGGCGGGCTGTTGCGCAATCCGGGGGTCGTGCTGGCGAACGCGATTGCGTCGATTGTCGATGGGAACGGAAAGATCCTTGTGGAAGGGCTTCGTCCGCCCGAGATGCCCGCGTCGGTGCGGCGCGCGCTCGCCGGGCTGGAGGTTGGCGGTGGGCCGAACGATCCCGAAGTCGACGTGGACTACGGCGAGCCGGGCCTGACACCGACCGAGCGCGTGATCGGCTGGAACAACATCGAGGTGTTGGCGTTCAAGACGGGCAACCCCGAGAAGCCCGTCAATGCCATTCCGTCTTACGCCTATGCGCATATGCAGATCCGTTTCGTTGTCGGCACCGATTGGGAGCGGCTCGGCGAGATCATGCGTGCGCATCTGGACGCCCATGGCTTCCCGATGGTCGAGGTCGAAGTCGAGCGTGGTGTGATGGCGACGCGCCTTGACCCGGAAGACCCATGGGTACAGTGGGCACTCGCGTCGATGCGAGAGACGACCGGCAAGCCGCCGGTACTGCTGCCGAATCTCGGCGGCACACTGCCGAACGACGTGTTCGCGGATGTGCTCGGCCTGCCCACGCTGTGGGTGCCGCACTCGTACCCGGCATGCTCGCAGCACGCGCCGGACGAGCATTTGCTCGGATCGGTCGCGCGTGAGGCGTTGCAGATCATGGCGGGGCTGTTCTGGGATCTGGGGGATGTGGACCTCAAAGAGGGGAAGCCGCGATGA
- a CDS encoding MFS transporter, whose amino-acid sequence MNSTAAAAGAGQTNGASSADKEGARTDVPVYKLIVATSIGNALEWYDLIVYGYFAVTISKLFFPAHDETVSLLMALGTFALSYLARPLGAFVLGAYADRHGRRASLMLSIAMMTVGTGLIAFMPTYAAIGVWAPIGIFVSRLMQGFSAGGEFGSSTAFLVEHVPNRPGFMSSWQFASQGASTLLASAFGAVLTGALTQPQLESWGWRIPFLFGMLVGPIGLYIRKYVDETPAFERDVARKSAARAEEGDAGKSPVWEVLATQKSRLLVSIGALVLTTTANYMILYMPTYATKQLGLPPSQGFIATLVTGFVIMTLTPFVGHWSDKVGRVRIMLVAGVLFLCTVYPAFAFMNAHASLATMMVVMLWVGTLKAVYFAPIPALMSSLFPTRTRATGMAVGYNLGTTIFGGFTPLAVAWLIAASGNKLAPGLYLMMGAVISLTTLLIARARMGAR is encoded by the coding sequence ATGAACAGCACCGCTGCCGCCGCCGGGGCGGGCCAGACTAACGGCGCATCGAGCGCCGACAAGGAGGGCGCGCGCACGGATGTGCCCGTCTACAAGCTGATTGTCGCGACGTCCATCGGGAACGCGCTCGAATGGTATGACCTGATCGTCTACGGCTACTTTGCGGTAACGATCTCGAAGCTGTTCTTTCCCGCACACGACGAGACCGTGTCGTTGCTGATGGCCCTGGGAACGTTTGCGTTGTCGTATCTGGCGCGTCCGCTCGGAGCCTTCGTGTTGGGGGCGTATGCGGATCGTCACGGGCGTCGTGCGTCGTTGATGCTATCGATCGCGATGATGACTGTGGGCACCGGGCTTATCGCGTTCATGCCGACCTATGCGGCGATTGGCGTATGGGCGCCGATCGGCATCTTCGTGTCGCGGCTGATGCAAGGGTTTTCGGCGGGCGGCGAGTTTGGCAGTTCGACAGCGTTTCTCGTCGAGCATGTGCCGAACCGGCCGGGCTTCATGTCGAGCTGGCAGTTTGCGAGTCAGGGGGCGAGCACGTTGTTGGCGTCGGCGTTCGGGGCGGTCCTCACGGGTGCGCTGACGCAGCCGCAACTCGAATCCTGGGGATGGCGCATTCCGTTCCTGTTCGGGATGCTGGTCGGCCCGATCGGGCTGTACATCCGGAAGTATGTGGACGAGACGCCTGCGTTCGAGCGCGACGTCGCACGCAAGAGTGCTGCGCGGGCAGAAGAGGGTGACGCGGGCAAATCGCCGGTATGGGAGGTCTTGGCGACGCAGAAATCGCGTTTGCTGGTGTCTATCGGCGCGCTGGTGCTGACGACGACGGCGAACTACATGATCTTGTACATGCCGACGTATGCCACGAAACAGCTGGGTTTACCGCCGTCGCAAGGTTTCATTGCAACGCTGGTGACGGGCTTCGTGATCATGACGCTGACGCCCTTCGTCGGCCATTGGTCGGATAAGGTCGGGCGGGTTCGCATCATGCTGGTGGCCGGGGTGTTGTTCCTGTGCACGGTGTATCCGGCGTTTGCTTTCATGAACGCTCATGCGTCGCTGGCGACGATGATGGTGGTGATGCTGTGGGTCGGCACGTTGAAGGCGGTGTACTTTGCGCCGATACCGGCACTGATGTCGTCGCTGTTCCCGACGCGCACGCGCGCCACGGGCATGGCCGTTGGCTACAACCTCGGCACGACGATCTTCGGCGGCTTCACGCCGTTGGCGGTGGCGTGGTTGATTGCGGCGTCGGGCAACAAGCTGGCGCCGGGGCTGTATCTGATGATGGGTGCGGTGATCAGTCTGACGACGCTGCTGATCGCCAGGGCGCGGATGGGGGCGCGTTGA
- a CDS encoding DUF5076 domain-containing protein: MYDEDAVEMLRVWTADQTMYCSMKIGMYQESKLLSEEAIWGVILADVARQVSTTLQQNYPRTDTDSLTLVRDHFLQELSTPTAIPSDSASQQHH, encoded by the coding sequence ATGTACGACGAGGACGCCGTAGAGATGCTCCGCGTCTGGACCGCAGATCAGACGATGTACTGCTCAATGAAAATCGGGATGTATCAGGAATCGAAACTGTTGTCGGAAGAGGCCATCTGGGGCGTGATTCTCGCCGACGTCGCCCGGCAGGTATCGACCACACTGCAACAAAACTATCCGCGCACAGATACCGACTCGCTGACCCTCGTTCGGGATCACTTCCTTCAGGAACTCAGCACCCCTACCGCAATACCAAGCGACAGCGCGTCACAGCAACATCACTAA